A window of Halovivax gelatinilyticus genomic DNA:
ATCAGAACGTCCGGTTCGCCGGCCAGCGCCTGGGCGATCATCGCCCGCTGAAGCATGCCGCCGGAGAATTCGTTCGGATACTGATCGGCGCGCTGAACGGGATCCGGAATACCGACGAGTTCTAGCAGTTCGATTGCCCGTTCGCGACTGGCCTCGGTCACGTACCGTTTCGACGGGAGGACCGTCGAGAGGATGTACGATCCGAACGAGTACTCGTCGCCGGACGTCTTCGCGCGCGTCGAGCGCGGATTCGCCTTCGCCCGTCGCTGGACTTCGACCGCTTCGGCGAGTTGTTCGCCGACGGTCAGACTGGGGTTGAAACTGCTCTCGGGATCCTGAAAGATCATGCTGAACGAGGTTCCGCGCAACGACCGTCGCAGTTCCCGCGGAATGTCCAGGAGATCGACGTACGCCCCAGTTACGGCGTCCGGGTACTCGTCGCTGATTCGCTCGGCGAACGACTCGTTTCGGTACTCGATCGACCCGTTCGTTATTTCGCCCGGCGATTCGATCAGATCCATGATCGAAAGCGCCGTCACGCTCTTTCCGCTCCCACTCTCGCCGACGATGCCGAACACCTCTCCTCGACCAACGTCTAGATCCAGGCTCGACACCGCGTTTACTTGCCCTTCACCGGTGAAAAACCGGGTCGAGAGATCGGTAATTCGTAAGATTGAATCTGACATATTAGACACCTCGCTCGCCGCCTCCCATGTTCGGATCCAGTGCATCCCGGAACCAGTCTCCGAGCAGGTTGATGCTGATTATCGTGAGCATGATACCGATCCCCGGGAAGATCGAAATCCACGGGCGCGTCCGCAAGTAATCCTGCCCACGTTCGATCTCGTAGCCCCACGAGAGCGTCGTTCCCGTAAAGCCGAGGTACGCCAACGACGCTTCCAGTAGGATGATGACCGCGACCTGGATGGTCGCCAGGACGATGATCGGCGTCAAACTGTTCGGAAGCACGTGTGAGACGAGAATTTTCAGGTCACTCATCCCGTAACTACGACTAGCTTTGACGTACTCCGTGTTACGTAACGACAGTGCTTCCCCTCGGGCGACGCGGGCGAACCAGACCCAGATAACCAGAGCAGCGACGATCGTCACTGTCCCTGGAAGGGGAATCGACTCCGGCATCGTGGCGATGTGGTCACTACGCGGAATCAAGATGTTCGGGATCCAGTCGGACGTCGACGCCCTGACGATGGGATCTGCGACCCAGATCGGCCTGGAGCCGAACACCCCGATTAACGCCAGCGCGAGGACGAGCGCCGGAAACGCCAACATGATGTCGGCCATTCGCATCAACGCGTCGTCGACGCGGCCGCCGTAATAGCCGGCGACCAGCCCGACTGGCACGCCGATAAACAGCGCCAGTAGCGTCGCCGCGATGCCCACCATCAACGAGACCCGAGCACCGTAAACGAATCGCGAGTAGACGTCCTGACCGACGTTGTTCGTTCCGAGCACGTGTTCGCGCGTCGACTGGACCTCGATCTGGACGACTTCACCGTCCTGGGCGGACGACGTCGTGTACTCGTGTCCAATCGGCGGGTACTGGGCGTTCTGTTCGTCGAAGTGGCCCGTCCGGGTTGGGTCGTGGGTCGCCAGAAACGGCGCGAAAATGGCCATGAACACGATCGCAACCAGAAGTACCAATCCGAGTTTCGGGAGTAAGCTCTCCCAGAACGTTGCTTTGAGGTTCGACTTGACGCGATCTGACATCATTCGTCTCTCACCTGTGGGTCCAGATATCGGTAGATTACGTCGACGACGATATTGATCGCGACGAACGCGATGGCGATGAAGAGGATGATACCCTGCATCAACGGCCAGTCGCGAATATCGATAGCGTCGATCAGCCTGAGTCCGAGACCTGGCCAGTTGAAGACGGTCTCGGTGATGACCGCACCACCCATCAACGTCCCCATCTGCAAGCCGAGGACGGTGATGATCGGGATCATCGTGTTACGGAGTACGTGCTTGTAGCGAACGAGAACGCCGGGAAGACCCTTCGCCTCTGTCGCGGTCACGTAGGGCTTTCCGAGTTCGTCTATCATGCCACTTCGCGTGAGTCTGGTGATGAGCGCCGTAAAGTACGTTCCCAGCGTGAGCGCCGGGAGCGTAATGTGGCGCAACCAGGTTAGCATCTCGTTCAACGATCCCTGCGTGAACATCGCGATCAACGCATCGGAGAAGCTAACGGCCCGGCGGCCGGTCGGGAAGCTGTAGAAGCTGACCCCCGACAGGCTCGGATACGGAATGCCGTACCAGACACCCAGAAGTAAGATGAGCATCAGCCCGAGCCAGAAGTTCGGCGTACTGATGCCGAGCAGCGAGAACATCGTCGCCCCGTAATCCGAGGGCTGTCCCCGCCGCGTCGCTGAAACCACGCCCAGTGGAATCGCAATGATGAGCGCGACGACCGTCGCCGCGATCGCCAGTTCGATCGTGGCCGGGATCCGCTCTATCACCATCGCATCGACGTTCCGACTCGATTGCCAGGAATACCCCAGATCACCGGTAAGTAACCCACCCAGGTAATCGAAGTACTGCTCGTAAATCGGGTCGTTCAATCCCTCCTGTTCTCGTACGCGTTCAATCCGCGAGGTGGTTGCTCCCTCACCGAGCATGAGGGTTGCCGGATCACCCGGAGAGACGGCTCTGAGCCCGAAGAGAACCGTCACAACCCCCCAGATAACGAACACGCCCTGGAGAATCCGACGAAGTAAAAATTTTCCTAATGACATCCCAATTGCCTGCTGAAGGCCGCCGAAGCCGATTAGCCTTGCGGTGTGGAACTTGCGTCGCTTACGGCTCCATCTCCCAGATGTAGATGGTCTCGTCTTCACGCGGGTCCCAGGTGATCGAATCGTCGACGCCGTAGATGCTCTCCTGGGTGTGTAAGAAGACGAACGGTGCTTTCTCGCGAGCGAGTTCGTTGACGTACTCGAGCTGTTCGCGCCGTTCGTCCGGATCTTCGATCTGCTGGCTCTCTAAGATCGCATCGCTGAGTTCCTCGTCATCGAACGTTCGCGACGGGTTGTCGGGAATCGTGAAGAATCCCTGGACGCCGTAGTCCGTGTCGCCCGTAATCGTTCCCCAGCCGATCAGGTAGAACGGATGTTCGATATCGTCCGGATCGACGCCGGCGGAGTTCGCGTCGGAGACGACCGGGAACTCGACGATGTTGGCGGAACAGTTGACGTTGGGCAATTGGTCGATCATGTCCGCAGCCGTCTCACCGACCTCCGCGTCGTTGAGGTAGCGCCCTTGCGGACAGGTGAGTTCGATCTCCGCCGGGTCGTCCTCGGTGTAACCCGCTTCTTCGACGAGCTGTTCGGCCATGTCCAGATCGTGTTCGTACGGGCCGATATTCTCGTTGAATCCGTTGATTCCGGGAGCGACTGGCTGTCCTCGGGCTTCACCGAAGCCATCGAGGACGGTTTCGACGATCGAAGCGTTGTCGACGGCGTAGTTCATCGCTTGACGGAACTCCTCGCTGTCGAACGGTTCGACGGTGTTCTTCATCGGCATGAAGATGTTCCGGAAGCTCGTGACCTGCCGGATCTCGACGTCGTCAGCCTGCTGGACGGCGTCTACGTCCGCGGGAAGAATGTTGATCGTCAGGTCGGATTCACCGGTTTCGAGCGCGTTGACGCGGCCGCTGGATTCGCCGTCGGCGTTGAACGTTACGCGCTCGAACGGCGGTTCTTCGCCCCAGTAGTCGTCGAACGCTTCGAGGACGATCTCTTCGCCGGAGGTGAATTCGACGACCTCGTACGGGCCGGTTCCGTTGAAGTCCTCCGGATCGGCACCGGAGATGGCCTCGTTCTCGGCGTCGTGGTTCTCGATCGCCCACTCCATGTTGATCGCCCGAGCGTAGTTACCGAACTCGAATTCGGCGAGACCGGGCGCCGCACCGTAGTTAATTGCGACGGTGTAGTCGTCGATCGCCTCGGCACCTTCGATAGATCCGAGTCCGAACGCACCGATGTCACTGACGACACCCATGTCGTCGTCGACCGTCCGGTTGATCGTCCAGGCGATGTCTTCGGCGGTGAGATCGTCACCGTTGTGGAAGACGACGTCGTCACGAATTTCGACGTGGGTCGTTCCCTCACCCTCCTGGATCTCCCAGTCGGTCGCAACGCGTGGGAAAATACCCTCTCCGGGTTCGAAGTCGAACAGCGGTTCGTAAATGTGGTCGTACACGTCGAAGTAATCGCCCGTGATGTGGTCGAGCGGATCGATGACGTCGGGGAACTGCGAGAGTGTAATCGTCAGTTCTTCGTCGTCATCTCCACCGAGACAGCCTGCCATCGCAAGCATCCCTGATGCTCCAGCAACTCCACCGGTGTACCGGAGTACGTCACGACGATTCATGGTCAGTTTGTCAGCACCCTGCATATGCACTTCATGAGTGGCTACAGTATTTATATATACTGGATTTAGGAAGGAGAACCAATAACAATACACACCCGATACCAGGATGATCAAACGTCCAAGTGGGAAAATAACTACGCACAGTATCGACCGCTCGAACAGCGTTCACCCGATAGGCCAAGACACATCACGTTCTGTGGTTGTAGATCAACGTGTACGTGGAGATACCCGCATAGATGTGGATGAGGGGGAGTAACCACCTGTACGCCTATACCCACCTCAAATAGACGAAGTCGAAATTAAAAAGTGGCTGAATGATGTCGTACCTTCAGACGCACACTCGACACTCAGTAGTGTGTCCACGTCACTGCCCGCGAAACCGACCGCACATTTAAGTCCATCAACGACCGACGTGGTAGTATGGCCATACATGGCCGTCCCGCCCTACGGGATCTCTTCGACGAGTCGCCGACACCGCACATTGCTCACCCGCCGCGTACCCACCACCGAGACTTCTACGTCGCCACCGACGGATCGTTTCGAGAGGCGGGTGGCGGTCTCGGCGCGGTCATCGAGACACGCGATGGGACGTCCGTCGCCAGAATCGCGATGGCAGATACGCCGCCGGACAACAACGTCGCCGAGTTCAGAGCGCTACACCTCGGCCTGGACGTACTCGCCGCACGAGCGCCGCCCGAGTCCAGCGTCGGAATTCTTGTTGACCACGACAAACTGGCGAGCAACGTCAACACCGCCGTTCTGGCGAACGGGCACCCGGACAGGCGGCCACCACATCCGTTCTCGATTCCGGCGGCGAGTGCGAATCACTGGCGCGGAATTCGCGCCCGGCTCACGGGCTTTAGCGACGTGAGAGCCGCGCGCATCGACAGTGACGAGAACCCGGCACACCCGCTCGCGAACACCCCAGAACAGTACGACCACCTCCACAGAACGCCGCCTCGGTGTGTCAGACCCGACCCGATAGAGACCACGACGAACGGACACCTCCCACCGTCGCGAGCGAATCGCCACGCCGGAGACTGATCCGCTCAAACGGCTCGCTGGCGATATTGGCGAAGATCCGACCGAACTACTGACCCGCTCGCTGTGCATCCGATCGAAGTCTACCAATCATGCGACCCACATCGGGAGAAAGAGCCCGATCGTGAGTATCAAAAGGAGATAGGCCACGAGAATCGTCGACACCGAGAGGAACGAGCCGACCGCCGATTCAACTCGACCCGGCCCGCCGTGACGATACGACCCGATCGCAGAGCGTCTGAGCCAGACGCAGACTCCCGTGTACGCTCCTCTGAGACGGCCATACACCCGTCGGTGGACGTCAACCGTTAGCCCGTAGGTGTACACGATCAACTGAGCGACCTCCCAGAGCGGATCGTACTCGTCGGGCTCGTCGAGTCTTCGACGCGTGGAGTCTCGAGTGGGTGTCTCACCGGACGCGTCGGCGCGATCGATATCGGCTCCAGTCGACCGCGTGGTACGATCCTCAGCGGATTCCGAGGTCGCCCCTCCGCCTTCGGGCTCGAGCGTCGAATCGGAACGGTTCGACCGATCCTGGTCTACCGCTTCGAGCGACGGTTGGCGAGGTTCGATGTCGACGTCGTCCAGATCCCAGTTACTCGGTTGACGTTGTGGGGGCGATTCAGATTCCCCAGCAGCCGGTGGTTCGCCCGAATCAACCGGTTCCGCCTCGCCATCGATCGGCTCTCCCTCGCGTTCTGCGTCACCGTCGTCCGCGGCGTCGGCGTCAGAATCATCCTCTTCGACGGGCTGGGTGACGTGATCCTCGCGAGACGATGGCGGCCCGTAGGCGTCGCGTAACGTGGGCGTCGAGCCGCGATCGATCGTCTTCTTCCGTCGAAACTGGATGCGAGAGATCTTTTCGTCCCAGTCGGTCATCACGAGCGCTTCACCGTCGTCGAGCGACTGGACGCTCTCGGCAGCGTCACCACCGAGAATTCGACCCGCGACTTTCGTGTCGTTCTCCCAGGTCAACCGGTGCCAGACCAGCCAGTCACACTGGGTGATGTAATCCTTCGCGACGGCGGCCGGACGCTGGGACATCGCGACGATACCGAGACCACGCTTTCGGCCACGCTTTGCGACCCGAACCAGCATTTTGTGGACGTCGTCGCCGCCGCCTCGCTCGGGGATGAACTCGTGTGCCTCCTCGACGAACAGTAAGAACGGCTTCTGGTACTGTTTCTCCGCGACGAAGAGTTCCCTCACGACCGCG
This region includes:
- a CDS encoding ABC transporter permease — translated: MSLGKFLLRRILQGVFVIWGVVTVLFGLRAVSPGDPATLMLGEGATTSRIERVREQEGLNDPIYEQYFDYLGGLLTGDLGYSWQSSRNVDAMVIERIPATIELAIAATVVALIIAIPLGVVSATRRGQPSDYGATMFSLLGISTPNFWLGLMLILLLGVWYGIPYPSLSGVSFYSFPTGRRAVSFSDALIAMFTQGSLNEMLTWLRHITLPALTLGTYFTALITRLTRSGMIDELGKPYVTATEAKGLPGVLVRYKHVLRNTMIPIITVLGLQMGTLMGGAVITETVFNWPGLGLRLIDAIDIRDWPLMQGIILFIAIAFVAINIVVDVIYRYLDPQVRDE
- a CDS encoding ribonuclease H, with amino-acid sequence MAIHGRPALRDLFDESPTPHIAHPPRTHHRDFYVATDGSFREAGGGLGAVIETRDGTSVARIAMADTPPDNNVAEFRALHLGLDVLAARAPPESSVGILVDHDKLASNVNTAVLANGHPDRRPPHPFSIPAASANHWRGIRARLTGFSDVRAARIDSDENPAHPLANTPEQYDHLHRTPPRCVRPDPIETTTNGHLPPSRANRHAGD
- a CDS encoding ABC transporter permease — protein: MMSDRVKSNLKATFWESLLPKLGLVLLVAIVFMAIFAPFLATHDPTRTGHFDEQNAQYPPIGHEYTTSSAQDGEVVQIEVQSTREHVLGTNNVGQDVYSRFVYGARVSLMVGIAATLLALFIGVPVGLVAGYYGGRVDDALMRMADIMLAFPALVLALALIGVFGSRPIWVADPIVRASTSDWIPNILIPRSDHIATMPESIPLPGTVTIVAALVIWVWFARVARGEALSLRNTEYVKASRSYGMSDLKILVSHVLPNSLTPIIVLATIQVAVIILLEASLAYLGFTGTTLSWGYEIERGQDYLRTRPWISIFPGIGIMLTIISINLLGDWFRDALDPNMGGGERGV
- a CDS encoding ABC transporter substrate-binding protein; translation: MNRRDVLRYTGGVAGASGMLAMAGCLGGDDDEELTITLSQFPDVIDPLDHITGDYFDVYDHIYEPLFDFEPGEGIFPRVATDWEIQEGEGTTHVEIRDDVVFHNGDDLTAEDIAWTINRTVDDDMGVVSDIGAFGLGSIEGAEAIDDYTVAINYGAAPGLAEFEFGNYARAINMEWAIENHDAENEAISGADPEDFNGTGPYEVVEFTSGEEIVLEAFDDYWGEEPPFERVTFNADGESSGRVNALETGESDLTINILPADVDAVQQADDVEIRQVTSFRNIFMPMKNTVEPFDSEEFRQAMNYAVDNASIVETVLDGFGEARGQPVAPGINGFNENIGPYEHDLDMAEQLVEEAGYTEDDPAEIELTCPQGRYLNDAEVGETAADMIDQLPNVNCSANIVEFPVVSDANSAGVDPDDIEHPFYLIGWGTITGDTDYGVQGFFTIPDNPSRTFDDEELSDAILESQQIEDPDERREQLEYVNELAREKAPFVFLHTQESIYGVDDSITWDPREDETIYIWEMEP
- a CDS encoding ATP-binding protein, whose translation is MAESIERFAVSEKGYSLPINEVLTGRGFVTGKSGSGKSNTASVVAEELLDRGLGLLIIDTDGEYSALKERYELLQVGGDEACDREITPEDAPLIADLALEENVPVILDVSGYMDEEVAQDVIHAVVRELFVAEKQYQKPFLLFVEEAHEFIPERGGGDDVHKMLVRVAKRGRKRGLGIVAMSQRPAAVAKDYITQCDWLVWHRLTWENDTKVAGRILGGDAAESVQSLDDGEALVMTDWDEKISRIQFRRKKTIDRGSTPTLRDAYGPPSSREDHVTQPVEEDDSDADAADDGDAEREGEPIDGEAEPVDSGEPPAAGESESPPQRQPSNWDLDDVDIEPRQPSLEAVDQDRSNRSDSTLEPEGGGATSESAEDRTTRSTGADIDRADASGETPTRDSTRRRLDEPDEYDPLWEVAQLIVYTYGLTVDVHRRVYGRLRGAYTGVCVWLRRSAIGSYRHGGPGRVESAVGSFLSVSTILVAYLLLILTIGLFLPMWVA
- a CDS encoding ABC transporter ATP-binding protein, which produces MSDSILRITDLSTRFFTGEGQVNAVSSLDLDVGRGEVFGIVGESGSGKSVTALSIMDLIESPGEITNGSIEYRNESFAERISDEYPDAVTGAYVDLLDIPRELRRSLRGTSFSMIFQDPESSFNPSLTVGEQLAEAVEVQRRAKANPRSTRAKTSGDEYSFGSYILSTVLPSKRYVTEASRERAIELLELVGIPDPVQRADQYPNEFSGGMLQRAMIAQALAGEPDVLIADEPTTALDVTIQAQVLDLLSELQEETGMTIVLITHNLGVVARMCDRVGVMYAGEIVERGPLEAVFDEPVHPYTKGLLGSIPDLDETGDRLNPIPGNVPSLLDHEMDERCYFADRCPKAMTECLEKPPAFEVGSSGAHQTRCYLAETEYSESRALPSAHFATDSASQTQQRQVATTDAESHSVGEDTGRDVETQPAGDQPTDGGESE